A genomic window from Gambusia affinis linkage group LG16, SWU_Gaff_1.0, whole genome shotgun sequence includes:
- the mapkbp1 gene encoding mitogen-activated protein kinase-binding protein 1 isoform X2, whose amino-acid sequence MSAEGSGTIRTRIKNLLRSPSIKLRRSGTARHKNDLSGKVTLEKVLGITSPGNRALACDPRTGLLAYPAGCVIILLNPRKNKEQHILNSSRKAITTLAFSPDGKYVVTGESGHMPAVRLWEVSERAQVAELQEHKYGVSCVAFSPNGKYIVSVGYQHDMMVNVWNWKKNVVVAANKVSSKVTAVSFSYDSSYFVTAGNRHVKFWYLDHTKTSKVNATVPLLGRSGLLGELRNNFFSDVACGRGRQSSSTFCITSSGLLCEFNDRRLLDKWVDLRSSQATCLSVTEEFIFCGCSDGTVRVFSPVNLHFLCSLPRPHCLGADIASVVEASQLFSCREDSRYPDTVAVTFDPTNRWLSCVYNDHSLYVWDVQELRRAGKLYSALYHSSCVWGLEVCTEEGGADEAQLPPGSFLSCSSDNTIRLWNTNRHNVFHRNILSNDLKKVLYVDNNMSSLLDMDSITIAGANSEKGGSSVSEGQQMDQNRVGIRTLRVSPSGKHLASGDRIGVLRIHDLESMEEILNVQAHDSEILCLEFSKPDTGLQLLATASRDRLIHILDAAREYSLVQTLDEHSSSITAVRFAANEEKVWMISCGADKSVYFRTAQQMGEGLEFTRTHHIVRKTTLYDMDVEPTRKYAAVGCQDRKIRIFNIGNGKQKKVYKGSQGEDGTVIKVQIDPSGLYIATSCSDKNVSIFDFFSGECVATMFGHSEIVTGLKFSSDCRHLITVSGDSCIFVWRLNPELTIKMRQRLADLRPASTVPNSLSASEQKAVKPSRATPSPCVVNLSSDSDTEEEEGGITTDSPEEAAEVSDEMHSREITNETSDARLPRRRWSRRTAGADGALMVKSMLDLRLLDSFCLEGQEEQEEERAWVYADDSIMRQDVEPMIHRNSDELQSTVSLLVPSVREDDEVKINQRPDYFLLSLQSLDREDPVLFPDKWEDRISLVGSDFQVKEACPSAPHGRQDKPSPDSGCSLRFSSALSSPERPAADDTERTEPLSVDGISLELEMEEDEDEERQESREDGMPQAVPQTPDQEAFLKEHFVTLAELSASGDPNRTCHSSSESLSISSRFLSQNFCGSRTDFPPPMWSSHGGVGEVKARPLVSEVRPLVDGIQSRTQDSQESSVQQVTSKTHKDQSQLPHAHSQSPLLGDGAGTTSLTNPPTKTPSQKEKVQSSVEPRGKQGLVVPSVASHLTSGLKKAQSIHSLLISTGDSLDSQLSSGLSRDAPPQRPTTLPSSPRKPPPTAQWTLKVSSSSPRSPLQESAMATPRKSSSPSLTSSAPRSYMSPTASSMAKMFRSVSIGDNLHISEPSEEVAVASSSAASQLKETASYPPLVAVVHSNASLATPQHAAIVPVVASSSSSLPLSAGSYGNRASPSSRILQARIPGSSRPLPDKISLDSFSPSSKPAGSASSEPSPLVSVCPVGLPRLEDTLTHAGTSGDAIDDPDQPVSLETCKALTSELQRCFKRATHLYRKVSGSSADDSSPSQCQMSLLLSEAFQAMRAELDSLPLGSPSMQALEGGLGGVGEVKTAALLEEYSLLLLQAVNRKINTST is encoded by the exons GTGACGTTGGAGAAGGTTCTTGGGATCACATCTCCAGGAAACCGAGCGCTGGCCTGTGACCCGCGTACCGGACTGCTGGCGTATCCTGCTGG GTGTGTCATCATCCTGCTGAATCCTCGCAAGAACAAAGAGCAGCACATCTTGAACAGTTCCAG aaagGCGATCACTACATTGGCATTTTCTCCTGATGGGAAATATGTCGTAACGGGAGAG AGCGGTCACATGCCAGCGGTTCGGCTCTGGGAGGTGTCGGAGCGCGCTCAGGTCGCAGAGCTGCAGGAACATAAATATGGAGTGTCCTGTGTGGCGTTTTCTCCCAATGGGAAATACATCGTCAGCGTGGGCTACCAGCACGACATGATGGTCAACGTGTGGAACTGGAAG aaaaATGTGGTGGTGGCAGCCAATAAGGTCTCCAGCAAAGTGACGGCCGTCTCCTTCTCATACGACAGCTCCTACTTTGTTACTGCTGGCAACCGACACGTTAAGTTCTGGTACCTGGACCACACCAAGACCTCCAAG gTGAACGCCACCGTTCCCCTGCTGGGGCGTTCAGGGCTGCTTGGAGAACTACGGAATAACTTCTTCAGCGACGTGGCGTGTGGCCGCGGGCGACAGTCCTCCTCTACCTTCTGCATCACTTCCTCAGGTCTGCTGTGTGAGTTTAATGACCGAAGACTGCTTGACAAGTGGGTGGACCTGCGG TCGTCTCAGGCCACCTGTCTGTCCGTCACCGAGGAGTTTATCTTCTGCGGTTGTTCTGATGGGACGGTGCGAGTCTTCAGTCCCGTCAACCTGCACTTCCTGTGCTCTCTGCCGCGCCCCCACTGCCTGGGCGCTGACATCGCCTCTGTAGTGGAAGCCAG TCAGCTCTTCTCCTGCAGAGAAGATTCTCGTTACCCAGACACCGTAGCTGTGACCTTCGACCCCACCAACCGCTGGCTGTCCTGCGTCTACAATGATCACAGTCTTTATGTGTGGGACGTCCAGGAGCTCCGCAGGGCAGGGAAGCTCTACTCGGCCCTCTACCACTCATCCTGCGTGTGGGGCCTCGAG GTTTGCACAGAGGAAGGAGGAGCAGATGAGGCGCAGCTCCCCCCCGGCTCCTTCTTATCCTGCTCCTCTGACAACACCATCCGACTGTGGAACACCAACAGACACAATGTCTTCCACAGGAACATCCTGAGCAAC GACCTGAAGAAGGTCCTTTACGTGGACAACAATATGAGCAGCCTCCTGGACATGGACAGCATCACGATAGCCGGTGCCAACTCAGAGAAGGGGGGGTCATCTGTGTCGGAGGGACAGCAGATGGACCAGAACCGAGTGGGCATTAGGACTCTGAGAGTCAGTCCGAGTGGAAAACACCTGGCCTCTGGAGATCGCATTGGAGTCCTGAG GATCCACGATCTGGAAAGCATGGAGGAGATCTTGAATGTTCAAGCTCACGACTCAGAGATTCTCTGCCTGGAGTTCTCTAAACCAGACACTG ggctccAGCTGTTGGCCACTGCCAGTCGGGACCGTCTGATCCACATCCTGGATGCAGCCAGAGAGTACAGCCTGGTACAGACTCTGGATGAACACTCGTCCTCCATCACTGCCGTCAGATTTGCTG CCAACGAGGAGAAGGTGTGGATGATCAGCTGTGGAGCTGATAAGAGCGTCTACTTTCGCACAGCTCAGCAG ATGGGAGAGGGTTTGGAGTTCACCCGGACGCATCACATTGTTAGGAAGACCACTCTGTACGACATGGATGTGGAACCAACCAGGAAGTACGCAGCAGTGGGCTGTCAGGACCGCAAAATCAG AATCTTTAATATCGGTAACGGCAAACAAAAGAAGGTATATAAAGGTTCTCAGGGCGAGGATGGGACTGTTATTAAG gtaCAGATCGATCCATCAGGACTCTACATCGCTACTTCCTGTTCAGACAAGAATGTCTCCATCTTTGACTTCTTTTCTGGAGAATGTGTGGCCACCATGTTTGGTCACTCAG AGATCGTAACGGGGCTGAAGTTCAGCAGTGACTGCAGACACCTGATCACCGTATCAGGAGACAG CTGTATCTTCGTGTGGCGTCTAAACCCAGAGTTGACCATCAAGATGAGGCAGCGGCTCGCTGACCTTCGACCTGCCAGCACCGTTCCTAACTCCCTCAGTGCATCTGAGCAGAAGGCTGTAAAGCCCAG CAGGGCCACGCCCAGTCCTTGTGTGGTCAACCTGTCCTCTGATAGCgacacagaggaggaggagggagggatcACCACAGACAGCCCGGAGGAGGCTGCAG aaGTATCTGATGAAATGCACAGCAGAGAGATCACAAAt GAGACATCCGATGCTCGGCTCCCTCGCCGCCGCTGGTCAAGGAGAACAGCGGGCGCCGACGGAGCCCTGATGGTGAAATCCATGTTAGACCTGAGGCTGCTGGACTCATTCTGCCTGGAAGgtcaggaggagcaggaggaa GAGAGGGCCTGGGTCTACGCAGACGACTCAATCATGAGGCAGGATGTGGAGCCGATGATTCATCGGAACAGTGATGAGCTGCAGAGTACAGTTAGTCTTCTAGTCCCCTCTGTGAGG GAAGATGATGAAGTGAAGATCAATCAGAGGCCAGACTACTTTCTGCTGTCCCTTCAAAGCCTCGACAGAGAGGATCCAGTTCTCTTCCCTGACAAATGGGAGGACAGAATAAGCCTGGTGGGAAG TGACTTCCAGGTGAAGGAGGCGTGTCCCTCTGCTCCACATGGCCGGCAGGACAAACCCAGTCCAGACAGCGGCTGCTCCCTCAGATTCAGCTCCGCCTTGTCCAGTCCGGAGAGACCAGCTGCAGACG ATACGGAGCGTACAGAACCTCTCAGTGTAGATGGGATCTCCTTAGAGCTGGAGATGGAGGAGGACGAGGAtgaggaaagacaagagagccGAGAGGACGGGATGCCTCAGGCAGTCCCTCAGACTCCAGACCAGGAGGCTTTCCTGAAGGAGCACTTTGTTACACTGGCTGAGCTGTCTGCTTCAG GTGATCCAAACAGGACGTGTCACAGCTCCAGTGAGAGTCTCAGCATCTCCTCAAGGTTCCTCTCCCAGAACTTCTGTGGAAG TCGGACTGACTTTCCTCCGCCAATGTGGAGCTCCCATGGAGGAGTGGGAGAGGTGAAGGCCAGGCCCCTGGTCTCTGAAGTCCGGCCCCTGGTAGACGGGATCCAGAGCCGGACACAGGACAGCCAGGAGTCATCGGTCCAGCAGGTGACCTCAAAGACTCACAAGGACCAATCACAGCTTCCTCATGCACACAGTCAGAGTCCTCTCCTGGGGGACGGAGCAGGGACCACCAGTCTAACCAATCCCCCCACCAAGACTCCGTCACAGAAGGAGAAGGTCCAAAGCTCGGTGGAACCCAGAGGGAAGCAAGGCCTGGTGGTCCCTTCAGTTGCCTCCCACCTGACCTCAGGGCTCAAGAAGGCTCAGTCAATCCACAGCCTGCTGATCAGCACAG GAGACTCTCTGGACTCCCAGCTGAGCTCTGGTCTGTCCAGAGACGCCCCTCCTCAGCGTCCCACCACTCTCCCCTCGTCCCCTAGGAAGCCCCCACCCACAGCACAGTGGACTCTAAAGGTCAGCTCCAGCTCCCCTCGCTCTCCCCTGCAGGAGAGCGCCATGGCAACTCCAAGGAAgtcttcctctccctctttgACATCATCAGCGCCTCGCTCCTACATGAGCCCCACTGCCAGCTCCATGGCTAAGATGTTCCGCTCCGTCTCCATTGGCGACAACCTCCACATCTCTGAGCCTTCTGAGGAAGTTGCCGTGGCTTCCAGCTCAGCAGCGTCTCAGCTCAAAGAGACAGCATCTTACCCACCTCTCGTTGCCGTGGTGCACTCCAACGCCTCTCTGGCCACGCCCCAACATGCTGCCATTGTGCCTGTTGttgcctcttcctcttcctcattgCCTCTGTCAGCGGGTAGCTATGGTAACCGAGCAAGCCCTTCTTCCCGGATCCTCCAGGCTCGCATCCCAGGCAGCAGCCGGCCACTTCCGGACAAAATCTCCCTGGactctttctctccttcctccaaGCCTGCTGGCTCCGCCTCTTCAGAGCCGTCTCCCCTAGTGTCCGTCTGTCCTGTGGGTCTGCCCCGACTGGAAGACACTCTGACCCATGCAGGTACCAGTGGAGACGCAATAGACGATCCAG ATCAGCCAGTCAGCCTGGAGACATGCAAGGCTCTGACCAGTGAGCTGCAGAGATGCTTCAAGAGAGCAACACATCTGTACAGGAAG GTAAGCGGCTCCTCGGCAGATGACTCCTCCCCCAGCCAGTGTCAGATGTCTCTCCTCCTATCAGAGGCCTTCCAGGCCATGAGGGCGGAGCTGGACTCTCTCCCTCTGGGCTCGCCCAGCATGCAGGCCCTGGAGGGGGGCCTGGGGGGGGTGGGGGAGGTGAAGACAGCAGCTCTACTTGAGGAGTACTCACTGCTCCTCCTACAGGCCGTCAACAGGAAGATCAACACCTCCACATGA
- the mapkbp1 gene encoding mitogen-activated protein kinase-binding protein 1 isoform X1: protein MSAEGSGTIRTRIKNLLRSPSIKLRRSGTARHKNDLSGKVTLEKVLGITSPGNRALACDPRTGLLAYPAGCVIILLNPRKNKEQHILNSSRKAITTLAFSPDGKYVVTGESGHMPAVRLWEVSERAQVAELQEHKYGVSCVAFSPNGKYIVSVGYQHDMMVNVWNWKKNVVVAANKVSSKVTAVSFSYDSSYFVTAGNRHVKFWYLDHTKTSKVNATVPLLGRSGLLGELRNNFFSDVACGRGRQSSSTFCITSSGLLCEFNDRRLLDKWVDLRRIDSACSSQATCLSVTEEFIFCGCSDGTVRVFSPVNLHFLCSLPRPHCLGADIASVVEASQLFSCREDSRYPDTVAVTFDPTNRWLSCVYNDHSLYVWDVQELRRAGKLYSALYHSSCVWGLEVCTEEGGADEAQLPPGSFLSCSSDNTIRLWNTNRHNVFHRNILSNDLKKVLYVDNNMSSLLDMDSITIAGANSEKGGSSVSEGQQMDQNRVGIRTLRVSPSGKHLASGDRIGVLRIHDLESMEEILNVQAHDSEILCLEFSKPDTGLQLLATASRDRLIHILDAAREYSLVQTLDEHSSSITAVRFAANEEKVWMISCGADKSVYFRTAQQMGEGLEFTRTHHIVRKTTLYDMDVEPTRKYAAVGCQDRKIRIFNIGNGKQKKVYKGSQGEDGTVIKVQIDPSGLYIATSCSDKNVSIFDFFSGECVATMFGHSEIVTGLKFSSDCRHLITVSGDSCIFVWRLNPELTIKMRQRLADLRPASTVPNSLSASEQKAVKPSRATPSPCVVNLSSDSDTEEEEGGITTDSPEEAAEVSDEMHSREITNETSDARLPRRRWSRRTAGADGALMVKSMLDLRLLDSFCLEGQEEQEEERAWVYADDSIMRQDVEPMIHRNSDELQSTVSLLVPSVREDDEVKINQRPDYFLLSLQSLDREDPVLFPDKWEDRISLVGSDFQVKEACPSAPHGRQDKPSPDSGCSLRFSSALSSPERPAADDTERTEPLSVDGISLELEMEEDEDEERQESREDGMPQAVPQTPDQEAFLKEHFVTLAELSASGDPNRTCHSSSESLSISSRFLSQNFCGSRTDFPPPMWSSHGGVGEVKARPLVSEVRPLVDGIQSRTQDSQESSVQQVTSKTHKDQSQLPHAHSQSPLLGDGAGTTSLTNPPTKTPSQKEKVQSSVEPRGKQGLVVPSVASHLTSGLKKAQSIHSLLISTGDSLDSQLSSGLSRDAPPQRPTTLPSSPRKPPPTAQWTLKVSSSSPRSPLQESAMATPRKSSSPSLTSSAPRSYMSPTASSMAKMFRSVSIGDNLHISEPSEEVAVASSSAASQLKETASYPPLVAVVHSNASLATPQHAAIVPVVASSSSSLPLSAGSYGNRASPSSRILQARIPGSSRPLPDKISLDSFSPSSKPAGSASSEPSPLVSVCPVGLPRLEDTLTHAGTSGDAIDDPDQPVSLETCKALTSELQRCFKRATHLYRKVSGSSADDSSPSQCQMSLLLSEAFQAMRAELDSLPLGSPSMQALEGGLGGVGEVKTAALLEEYSLLLLQAVNRKINTST, encoded by the exons GTGACGTTGGAGAAGGTTCTTGGGATCACATCTCCAGGAAACCGAGCGCTGGCCTGTGACCCGCGTACCGGACTGCTGGCGTATCCTGCTGG GTGTGTCATCATCCTGCTGAATCCTCGCAAGAACAAAGAGCAGCACATCTTGAACAGTTCCAG aaagGCGATCACTACATTGGCATTTTCTCCTGATGGGAAATATGTCGTAACGGGAGAG AGCGGTCACATGCCAGCGGTTCGGCTCTGGGAGGTGTCGGAGCGCGCTCAGGTCGCAGAGCTGCAGGAACATAAATATGGAGTGTCCTGTGTGGCGTTTTCTCCCAATGGGAAATACATCGTCAGCGTGGGCTACCAGCACGACATGATGGTCAACGTGTGGAACTGGAAG aaaaATGTGGTGGTGGCAGCCAATAAGGTCTCCAGCAAAGTGACGGCCGTCTCCTTCTCATACGACAGCTCCTACTTTGTTACTGCTGGCAACCGACACGTTAAGTTCTGGTACCTGGACCACACCAAGACCTCCAAG gTGAACGCCACCGTTCCCCTGCTGGGGCGTTCAGGGCTGCTTGGAGAACTACGGAATAACTTCTTCAGCGACGTGGCGTGTGGCCGCGGGCGACAGTCCTCCTCTACCTTCTGCATCACTTCCTCAGGTCTGCTGTGTGAGTTTAATGACCGAAGACTGCTTGACAAGTGGGTGGACCTGCGG AGAATCGACTCTGCTTGT TCGTCTCAGGCCACCTGTCTGTCCGTCACCGAGGAGTTTATCTTCTGCGGTTGTTCTGATGGGACGGTGCGAGTCTTCAGTCCCGTCAACCTGCACTTCCTGTGCTCTCTGCCGCGCCCCCACTGCCTGGGCGCTGACATCGCCTCTGTAGTGGAAGCCAG TCAGCTCTTCTCCTGCAGAGAAGATTCTCGTTACCCAGACACCGTAGCTGTGACCTTCGACCCCACCAACCGCTGGCTGTCCTGCGTCTACAATGATCACAGTCTTTATGTGTGGGACGTCCAGGAGCTCCGCAGGGCAGGGAAGCTCTACTCGGCCCTCTACCACTCATCCTGCGTGTGGGGCCTCGAG GTTTGCACAGAGGAAGGAGGAGCAGATGAGGCGCAGCTCCCCCCCGGCTCCTTCTTATCCTGCTCCTCTGACAACACCATCCGACTGTGGAACACCAACAGACACAATGTCTTCCACAGGAACATCCTGAGCAAC GACCTGAAGAAGGTCCTTTACGTGGACAACAATATGAGCAGCCTCCTGGACATGGACAGCATCACGATAGCCGGTGCCAACTCAGAGAAGGGGGGGTCATCTGTGTCGGAGGGACAGCAGATGGACCAGAACCGAGTGGGCATTAGGACTCTGAGAGTCAGTCCGAGTGGAAAACACCTGGCCTCTGGAGATCGCATTGGAGTCCTGAG GATCCACGATCTGGAAAGCATGGAGGAGATCTTGAATGTTCAAGCTCACGACTCAGAGATTCTCTGCCTGGAGTTCTCTAAACCAGACACTG ggctccAGCTGTTGGCCACTGCCAGTCGGGACCGTCTGATCCACATCCTGGATGCAGCCAGAGAGTACAGCCTGGTACAGACTCTGGATGAACACTCGTCCTCCATCACTGCCGTCAGATTTGCTG CCAACGAGGAGAAGGTGTGGATGATCAGCTGTGGAGCTGATAAGAGCGTCTACTTTCGCACAGCTCAGCAG ATGGGAGAGGGTTTGGAGTTCACCCGGACGCATCACATTGTTAGGAAGACCACTCTGTACGACATGGATGTGGAACCAACCAGGAAGTACGCAGCAGTGGGCTGTCAGGACCGCAAAATCAG AATCTTTAATATCGGTAACGGCAAACAAAAGAAGGTATATAAAGGTTCTCAGGGCGAGGATGGGACTGTTATTAAG gtaCAGATCGATCCATCAGGACTCTACATCGCTACTTCCTGTTCAGACAAGAATGTCTCCATCTTTGACTTCTTTTCTGGAGAATGTGTGGCCACCATGTTTGGTCACTCAG AGATCGTAACGGGGCTGAAGTTCAGCAGTGACTGCAGACACCTGATCACCGTATCAGGAGACAG CTGTATCTTCGTGTGGCGTCTAAACCCAGAGTTGACCATCAAGATGAGGCAGCGGCTCGCTGACCTTCGACCTGCCAGCACCGTTCCTAACTCCCTCAGTGCATCTGAGCAGAAGGCTGTAAAGCCCAG CAGGGCCACGCCCAGTCCTTGTGTGGTCAACCTGTCCTCTGATAGCgacacagaggaggaggagggagggatcACCACAGACAGCCCGGAGGAGGCTGCAG aaGTATCTGATGAAATGCACAGCAGAGAGATCACAAAt GAGACATCCGATGCTCGGCTCCCTCGCCGCCGCTGGTCAAGGAGAACAGCGGGCGCCGACGGAGCCCTGATGGTGAAATCCATGTTAGACCTGAGGCTGCTGGACTCATTCTGCCTGGAAGgtcaggaggagcaggaggaa GAGAGGGCCTGGGTCTACGCAGACGACTCAATCATGAGGCAGGATGTGGAGCCGATGATTCATCGGAACAGTGATGAGCTGCAGAGTACAGTTAGTCTTCTAGTCCCCTCTGTGAGG GAAGATGATGAAGTGAAGATCAATCAGAGGCCAGACTACTTTCTGCTGTCCCTTCAAAGCCTCGACAGAGAGGATCCAGTTCTCTTCCCTGACAAATGGGAGGACAGAATAAGCCTGGTGGGAAG TGACTTCCAGGTGAAGGAGGCGTGTCCCTCTGCTCCACATGGCCGGCAGGACAAACCCAGTCCAGACAGCGGCTGCTCCCTCAGATTCAGCTCCGCCTTGTCCAGTCCGGAGAGACCAGCTGCAGACG ATACGGAGCGTACAGAACCTCTCAGTGTAGATGGGATCTCCTTAGAGCTGGAGATGGAGGAGGACGAGGAtgaggaaagacaagagagccGAGAGGACGGGATGCCTCAGGCAGTCCCTCAGACTCCAGACCAGGAGGCTTTCCTGAAGGAGCACTTTGTTACACTGGCTGAGCTGTCTGCTTCAG GTGATCCAAACAGGACGTGTCACAGCTCCAGTGAGAGTCTCAGCATCTCCTCAAGGTTCCTCTCCCAGAACTTCTGTGGAAG TCGGACTGACTTTCCTCCGCCAATGTGGAGCTCCCATGGAGGAGTGGGAGAGGTGAAGGCCAGGCCCCTGGTCTCTGAAGTCCGGCCCCTGGTAGACGGGATCCAGAGCCGGACACAGGACAGCCAGGAGTCATCGGTCCAGCAGGTGACCTCAAAGACTCACAAGGACCAATCACAGCTTCCTCATGCACACAGTCAGAGTCCTCTCCTGGGGGACGGAGCAGGGACCACCAGTCTAACCAATCCCCCCACCAAGACTCCGTCACAGAAGGAGAAGGTCCAAAGCTCGGTGGAACCCAGAGGGAAGCAAGGCCTGGTGGTCCCTTCAGTTGCCTCCCACCTGACCTCAGGGCTCAAGAAGGCTCAGTCAATCCACAGCCTGCTGATCAGCACAG GAGACTCTCTGGACTCCCAGCTGAGCTCTGGTCTGTCCAGAGACGCCCCTCCTCAGCGTCCCACCACTCTCCCCTCGTCCCCTAGGAAGCCCCCACCCACAGCACAGTGGACTCTAAAGGTCAGCTCCAGCTCCCCTCGCTCTCCCCTGCAGGAGAGCGCCATGGCAACTCCAAGGAAgtcttcctctccctctttgACATCATCAGCGCCTCGCTCCTACATGAGCCCCACTGCCAGCTCCATGGCTAAGATGTTCCGCTCCGTCTCCATTGGCGACAACCTCCACATCTCTGAGCCTTCTGAGGAAGTTGCCGTGGCTTCCAGCTCAGCAGCGTCTCAGCTCAAAGAGACAGCATCTTACCCACCTCTCGTTGCCGTGGTGCACTCCAACGCCTCTCTGGCCACGCCCCAACATGCTGCCATTGTGCCTGTTGttgcctcttcctcttcctcattgCCTCTGTCAGCGGGTAGCTATGGTAACCGAGCAAGCCCTTCTTCCCGGATCCTCCAGGCTCGCATCCCAGGCAGCAGCCGGCCACTTCCGGACAAAATCTCCCTGGactctttctctccttcctccaaGCCTGCTGGCTCCGCCTCTTCAGAGCCGTCTCCCCTAGTGTCCGTCTGTCCTGTGGGTCTGCCCCGACTGGAAGACACTCTGACCCATGCAGGTACCAGTGGAGACGCAATAGACGATCCAG ATCAGCCAGTCAGCCTGGAGACATGCAAGGCTCTGACCAGTGAGCTGCAGAGATGCTTCAAGAGAGCAACACATCTGTACAGGAAG GTAAGCGGCTCCTCGGCAGATGACTCCTCCCCCAGCCAGTGTCAGATGTCTCTCCTCCTATCAGAGGCCTTCCAGGCCATGAGGGCGGAGCTGGACTCTCTCCCTCTGGGCTCGCCCAGCATGCAGGCCCTGGAGGGGGGCCTGGGGGGGGTGGGGGAGGTGAAGACAGCAGCTCTACTTGAGGAGTACTCACTGCTCCTCCTACAGGCCGTCAACAGGAAGATCAACACCTCCACATGA